One part of the Marinobacterium rhizophilum genome encodes these proteins:
- a CDS encoding cell division inhibitor SulA, with protein MNLAPAAKVRRTLLQHKRPGLDRTEPRAPRAGNLTEIITHDTDLSSMPLLMPLLAQLSRDDRWFAWVAPPALLPKTLLTDAGIDLGKVILLQPDSTHSVFDLARRALGAGTCHAVISWPGYLSEFELKALEQAAACGDSHGILIRGREQA; from the coding sequence ATGAACCTCGCACCCGCAGCCAAAGTACGGCGTACCCTGCTGCAACACAAACGCCCTGGCCTGGATCGCACCGAACCGCGCGCACCCCGGGCCGGCAACCTGACCGAGATCATTACACATGATACTGACCTCTCCAGCATGCCGCTGCTGATGCCCCTGCTGGCCCAGCTGAGCCGGGATGACCGCTGGTTTGCCTGGGTCGCACCGCCTGCCCTGCTGCCAAAGACACTGCTGACTGACGCCGGCATCGACCTTGGCAAGGTGATACTGCTGCAGCCAGACAGCACGCACAGCGTTTTTGATCTGGCACGCCGCGCGCTTGGCGCCGGCACCTGCCATGCCGTCATATCCTGGCCGGGATACCTGTCGGAGTTTGAACTCAAGGCTCTGGAACAGGCAGCCGCCTGCGGCGATAGCCACGGCATTCTGATTCGGGGCCGTGAACAGGCCTGA
- the lexA gene encoding transcriptional repressor LexA, with protein sequence MMKLTRRQTDVLECIKQHIETTGYPPTRADIARELGFKSANAAEEHLKALARKGAIEIIPGTSRGIRLPDLGLEAANESLPIVGQVAAGSPILAQQHIEDHCTISADFFHPQAHYLLRVKGQSMRNIGIMDGDLLAVHQCQEVRNGQIVVARIGDEVTVKRFKREKNRVYLIAENEDFAPIEIDLKEQEISIEGLGVGVIRRGGEPL encoded by the coding sequence ATGATGAAACTGACTCGCCGACAAACGGATGTGCTCGAGTGCATCAAGCAGCATATCGAAACCACCGGCTACCCGCCCACGCGGGCCGACATTGCGCGCGAGCTGGGTTTCAAATCCGCCAATGCCGCCGAAGAACACCTCAAGGCACTGGCTCGCAAGGGTGCCATCGAAATCATACCGGGCACGTCCCGCGGCATTCGCCTACCCGACCTTGGGCTTGAGGCCGCCAACGAAAGCCTGCCTATTGTTGGCCAGGTGGCAGCGGGCTCCCCCATCCTCGCCCAGCAGCACATCGAGGATCATTGCACCATCTCGGCCGACTTTTTCCACCCCCAGGCACACTACCTGCTGCGGGTAAAAGGCCAGAGTATGCGCAACATCGGCATCATGGACGGCGACCTGCTGGCCGTGCACCAGTGCCAGGAAGTTCGCAATGGTCAGATTGTGGTGGCACGCATTGGCGACGAAGTGACCGTCAAACGCTTCAAACGCGAGAAAAACCGGGTCTACCTGATCGCGGAAAACGAAGACTTCGCTCCGATCGAGATCGATCTCAAGGAGCAGGAAATTTCCATTGAAGGCCTGGGGGTCGGTGTCATCCGCCGCGGAGGAGAGCCACTATGA
- a CDS encoding DUF6586 family protein — MSVFVTRTSQKLNFVQLQLEQLAQADESTGWSRQARLECAQEGVLFQLVSAYGALLREIAHHYRLDAAKVQQFADLDALFERAALQSPERTELASLEQAEGSWLRCLRSAYEACWQSGTEVRTANAAASSQSEISLVQLGGGGAEAQVTPQQCRQWYRDLAQLAERLRAGMQEW; from the coding sequence ATGAGCGTATTTGTAACCCGAACCAGTCAGAAGCTGAACTTTGTTCAGCTGCAGCTGGAACAGCTGGCGCAAGCTGACGAGTCGACCGGCTGGAGTCGCCAGGCCCGGCTTGAGTGTGCCCAGGAAGGGGTGCTGTTTCAGCTGGTGTCGGCCTATGGTGCCCTGCTGCGCGAGATTGCACATCACTACCGACTGGACGCTGCCAAGGTGCAGCAATTCGCTGACCTGGATGCCTTGTTCGAGCGGGCGGCGCTGCAGTCGCCCGAGCGCACCGAGCTTGCCTCGCTGGAGCAGGCTGAGGGCAGTTGGCTGCGTTGCCTGCGCAGCGCGTACGAGGCCTGCTGGCAGTCCGGGACTGAGGTGCGCACTGCGAATGCGGCTGCGTCGAGCCAGTCCGAGATATCCCTGGTGCAGCTGGGTGGCGGAGGGGCGGAAGCTCAGGTCACGCCGCAGCAGTGTCGCCAATGGTATCGCGACCTGGCGCAGCTGGCAGAACGGCTGCGGGCCGGTATGCAGGAATGGTGA
- a CDS encoding DUF1653 domain-containing protein: MNESQQPQPGRYRHYKGSEYEVVGCARHSETEEWLVVYRPCYGEGGLWVRPLAMFVETVQGPAGEPVARFARIGEL, translated from the coding sequence GTGAACGAATCGCAACAGCCGCAGCCAGGGCGCTATCGGCACTACAAGGGCAGCGAGTACGAAGTGGTGGGCTGTGCACGCCATTCCGAAACCGAGGAGTGGCTGGTGGTGTATCGGCCCTGCTATGGCGAAGGCGGGCTCTGGGTGCGACCGCTGGCCATGTTTGTTGAAACCGTGCAGGGGCCTGCCGGTGAGCCGGTGGCCCGCTTTGCCCGTATCGGCGAGCTCTGA
- the dinG gene encoding ATP-dependent DNA helicase DinG: MLTEDLKQQIQQAYRAFLDAKGLKSRYGQRQMVGAVARVIGGVEADASGVRQSERHVVLVEAGTGTGKTLAYLLGTIPIAKAASKKLVLSTATVALQEQLLYKDLPDIALHAQLPVKVSLAKGRGRYLCISKAERMLDSQEAMGQIALYEDEQVHKLDEADLGLYRDLLNEFASGRWDGDRDNLKRELEDQLWHPLTSDHLQCTNRRCHNFSACPFYRARESLDQAEVVIANHDLVMADLALGGGAILPDPTDSIYVFDEGHHLAAKAIGHFSYSMRVAGSLRWLSTATRQLEKMRVDCGEHQVLSTYVSRLAQPFVDLNQCLESFQRTLRALLTESNGSPKSDRFRFPNGQLPEALRIEAGDLALVADKAVVKFEQIVELLKEAIDGGIPEIEKDAAERWYPQTGMLLARMQSIHALVRSYRNPDPEGASPTARWINVIELPDGMDFECRSSPVSAATTLSEHLWQHCYGAVVTSATLTALGHFDRVLVDLGLPPDSPCERLQSPFDHQRCAELWVPPMQADPSNPEAHTSEVADFLARRLPEARATLVLFSSWRQMRTVLEQLDDSIKNTILSQGQFSKNEILQQHRSAIDKGARSIIFGLASFAEGVDLPGDYLTEVIIAKLPFSVPDDPVDATMAEWIERQGGNAFIDWSVPMASMRLTQAVGRLLRTEQDSGNIILLDRRVVTKRYGRQLLDALPPFRRKLN; this comes from the coding sequence TTGCTTACCGAGGACCTCAAACAACAGATTCAGCAGGCCTACCGGGCATTTCTCGATGCCAAGGGCCTGAAATCGCGCTATGGGCAGCGCCAGATGGTGGGAGCCGTGGCCCGGGTCATTGGCGGCGTTGAAGCCGACGCCAGCGGTGTGCGTCAGTCCGAGCGGCATGTGGTGCTGGTCGAGGCCGGCACCGGTACCGGCAAAACACTGGCCTACCTGCTGGGCACCATCCCGATAGCCAAGGCTGCCAGCAAGAAACTGGTGCTCTCAACGGCCACCGTGGCGCTGCAGGAACAGCTGCTGTACAAGGACCTGCCTGATATCGCACTGCATGCACAGCTGCCGGTGAAGGTCAGCCTGGCGAAGGGGCGCGGGCGCTACCTGTGCATCAGCAAGGCCGAGCGCATGCTCGATAGCCAGGAGGCCATGGGGCAGATTGCGCTGTACGAAGACGAACAGGTTCACAAGCTTGATGAGGCCGACCTGGGGCTGTATCGGGATTTGCTGAATGAGTTTGCCTCCGGGCGCTGGGATGGTGACCGGGACAACCTCAAGCGTGAACTGGAGGATCAGCTGTGGCACCCGCTGACCAGTGATCATTTGCAGTGTACCAACCGCCGCTGTCACAACTTCAGTGCCTGCCCGTTTTACCGGGCGCGCGAGTCGCTGGACCAGGCGGAGGTGGTGATCGCCAATCATGACCTGGTGATGGCGGATCTGGCGCTCGGTGGCGGCGCCATTCTGCCGGACCCGACCGACAGCATCTATGTGTTCGACGAGGGTCATCACCTGGCGGCCAAGGCGATCGGTCATTTTTCCTACAGCATGCGGGTGGCGGGAAGCCTCCGCTGGCTCTCGACGGCGACACGGCAGCTGGAAAAGATGCGAGTCGACTGTGGCGAACACCAGGTGCTCAGTACCTATGTATCCCGGCTGGCGCAGCCTTTTGTCGATTTGAACCAGTGTCTCGAGAGCTTTCAGCGCACGCTGCGCGCGCTGCTGACCGAATCCAATGGCAGCCCGAAATCGGATCGCTTTCGCTTCCCCAACGGGCAACTGCCAGAGGCGTTGCGAATCGAGGCGGGTGACCTGGCCCTGGTGGCCGACAAGGCGGTGGTCAAGTTTGAACAGATCGTCGAGCTGCTCAAAGAAGCCATTGATGGCGGCATTCCGGAAATCGAAAAGGACGCGGCCGAGCGCTGGTATCCGCAGACCGGGATGCTGCTGGCGCGCATGCAGTCAATCCATGCGCTGGTGCGCTCCTACCGCAACCCGGACCCCGAGGGGGCTTCGCCCACGGCGCGCTGGATTAACGTGATTGAGCTTCCTGATGGCATGGATTTCGAGTGCCGCAGTAGCCCGGTGTCGGCGGCAACGACCCTGAGCGAACACCTCTGGCAGCACTGTTACGGTGCCGTCGTGACCTCGGCCACACTGACCGCCCTGGGGCACTTTGATCGTGTGCTGGTGGATCTGGGCCTGCCGCCAGACAGTCCCTGCGAGCGCTTGCAAAGCCCCTTCGATCACCAGCGCTGTGCCGAGCTCTGGGTGCCTCCGATGCAGGCCGATCCGTCCAATCCCGAGGCGCATACCAGCGAGGTGGCGGATTTTCTGGCCAGGCGGCTCCCCGAGGCCCGAGCAACCCTGGTGTTGTTCAGTTCCTGGCGTCAGATGCGCACTGTGCTTGAACAACTTGATGATTCCATTAAGAATACGATTCTGTCCCAGGGGCAGTTTTCGAAGAACGAAATACTGCAGCAGCACCGTTCGGCAATCGACAAGGGGGCGCGGAGCATCATTTTTGGCCTGGCGTCTTTCGCAGAAGGGGTCGATTTGCCCGGTGACTACCTGACCGAAGTCATTATTGCCAAGCTGCCCTTCAGCGTGCCGGATGATCCGGTGGACGCGACCATGGCAGAGTGGATTGAACGCCAGGGCGGCAATGCCTTTATCGACTGGAGTGTGCCGATGGCATCCATGCGGCTTACACAGGCGGTAGGGCGGCTGCTCAGAACAGAACAGGATAGCGGCAATATTATTTTGCTTGATCGCCGAGTGGTTACCAAACGTTATGGCAGGCAGCTGCTGGATGCGTTGCCACCTTTCAGGCGCAAACTGAACTAA
- a CDS encoding PglL family O-oligosaccharyltransferase, translating to MSLDTGATRTPAFTFRLERDPSLQRPQRLFFMLFSLLALVAPLYYQQNLGGEGLYLPYNASTWIAALLLTAAGLLLAMRRHSLVTPNYGLALCALPAGLLISGFVTGIGNPSEWLLRLGYVLGGFGFFIALFQFRLQRQHQDMALVLVLCGIMLQALIGWIQLQQLPFFSALVPIASSSQPIAIFQQVNLTASYLATGLPLAIYLATRPGALHAPWLIRILPYCGLVLCSGVLLATGSRVGLLGGALGLLLALAGRRSFLIRHKGVALALSLSLLLGSGFLLSDKVEKGSSAALNKIERLQQGGQADVRFSVYEISLDTIANAPLFGHGLGSFQSAWQEERGEFQDRHPELDIGPRYSHPHNELLFWLVEGGLVAVAGILICAGTVAWRLVRLGSERGLLLAGMLLPIVLHTQVELPFYISSPHWFLLLFLLYLTFSQRPASLNLKLSQAARGLCTGLLLLLPVLGATFLLHTLVANAGIVNYMKNRGQQSAFLQPAIHNLYFSGHATYMMMKESLLIGYRLDDKQRSAGFIAWANDYLQRTPDTQLFYDLAGAYVHIGDHRRAQQALERGLYIYRHNKRLEQALLSLKAGDIDSYLKGLAEQHAERSAQPSEALHGSSVQTAQGETP from the coding sequence ATGTCGCTTGATACCGGCGCCACGCGCACCCCCGCTTTCACCTTTCGCCTTGAACGGGATCCCTCATTGCAGCGCCCGCAACGGCTGTTTTTCATGCTGTTCAGCCTGCTGGCCCTGGTTGCACCACTGTACTACCAGCAGAATCTTGGTGGTGAGGGCCTCTATCTGCCCTATAACGCCAGTACCTGGATCGCAGCGCTACTGCTCACCGCAGCAGGCCTGCTGCTGGCCATGCGCCGCCACTCGCTGGTCACGCCAAACTACGGACTCGCCCTCTGTGCCTTACCCGCAGGACTGCTGATCAGCGGCTTTGTCACCGGCATTGGCAACCCGTCCGAATGGCTGCTGCGACTGGGGTACGTGCTGGGCGGCTTCGGATTCTTTATTGCCCTGTTTCAATTTCGCCTGCAGCGCCAGCATCAGGACATGGCACTGGTACTGGTCCTTTGCGGCATCATGCTGCAGGCACTGATTGGCTGGATTCAGCTGCAACAGCTGCCTTTTTTTAGCGCCCTGGTGCCGATCGCCAGCAGCAGCCAGCCCATCGCGATCTTTCAGCAGGTCAACCTGACGGCGAGCTACCTGGCCACCGGCCTGCCCCTGGCGATCTACCTTGCAACCCGCCCTGGCGCCCTGCACGCGCCCTGGCTCATTCGCATCCTGCCGTATTGCGGTCTGGTCTTGTGCAGCGGTGTATTGCTGGCCACCGGCTCCCGCGTCGGCTTGCTCGGCGGCGCCCTGGGCCTGCTGCTGGCGCTAGCCGGCCGGCGCAGCTTCCTGATCAGGCACAAGGGCGTTGCCCTGGCGCTGAGCCTGTCGCTGCTGCTGGGTTCCGGCTTTCTGCTGTCAGACAAGGTTGAGAAGGGGTCGTCGGCGGCACTGAACAAGATCGAGCGCTTGCAACAGGGCGGGCAGGCGGACGTGCGCTTTTCGGTCTACGAAATTTCGCTGGATACCATCGCCAATGCACCCCTGTTTGGCCATGGGCTGGGCAGCTTCCAGTCAGCCTGGCAAGAGGAACGCGGCGAGTTTCAGGACCGGCACCCGGAACTGGATATAGGGCCGCGCTATTCCCACCCACACAACGAACTGCTGTTCTGGCTGGTCGAGGGCGGCCTGGTGGCCGTGGCCGGTATTCTTATCTGTGCGGGCACGGTGGCCTGGCGGCTGGTGCGCCTGGGCTCAGAGCGCGGCTTGCTGCTGGCGGGCATGCTGCTGCCCATCGTGCTGCATACCCAGGTTGAGCTGCCGTTTTACATCTCGTCGCCGCACTGGTTCCTGCTGCTGTTCCTGCTCTACCTGACCTTCAGCCAGCGCCCGGCAAGCCTCAATCTCAAGCTGTCCCAGGCCGCCCGCGGCCTCTGTACCGGCCTGTTGCTGCTGCTGCCGGTGCTGGGCGCCACCTTCCTGCTGCATACCCTCGTCGCCAATGCCGGTATCGTCAATTACATGAAAAACCGCGGCCAGCAGAGCGCATTCCTGCAGCCGGCGATTCACAACCTGTACTTTTCGGGCCATGCCACCTACATGATGATGAAGGAATCCCTGCTGATCGGCTACCGCCTGGACGACAAGCAGCGCTCCGCAGGCTTTATCGCCTGGGCCAACGATTACCTGCAACGCACCCCCGACACTCAGCTGTTCTATGACCTGGCCGGCGCCTATGTGCATATCGGCGATCATCGGCGTGCACAGCAGGCACTGGAGCGCGGACTCTACATCTACCGGCACAACAAGCGCCTGGAGCAGGCGCTGCTGTCCCTAAAGGCAGGAGACATCGACAGCTATCTGAAAGGCCTGGCCGAACAGCATGCTGAACGCAGCGCCCAGCCGTCAGAAGCGCTGCACGGCAGCTCAGTTCAGACTGCACAGGGCGAGACCCCGTAA
- a CDS encoding DNA topoisomerase I, which produces MALMLHDNLLILIIIAVVGLLALIGSHIISQREQQARKQAARVKWLGQQAEHGINALGILRACGCKPEIIERIETQVAARLGEMAALTPDNPLLTTLNGQKQNADRATSAAAALNSDRAIKRASIYINYARELLADMAQTNSLSPALAKSYAQELHWLNVSIIATAHLSQGQKSIGLQDKPAALSHLKHAKAVLTRAMVPQQFKQERLAQIQTLLDSLEPRPQRPDGTLADNLDAYFKDN; this is translated from the coding sequence ATGGCGCTCATGCTGCACGACAACCTCCTCATACTCATCATAATCGCCGTTGTCGGACTCCTGGCCCTGATCGGCAGCCATATCATTAGCCAGCGGGAACAGCAGGCCCGCAAACAGGCCGCCCGGGTCAAGTGGCTTGGCCAGCAGGCCGAACACGGCATCAACGCCCTGGGGATTCTGCGGGCCTGCGGCTGCAAGCCCGAGATTATCGAGCGCATTGAGACCCAGGTGGCTGCGCGGCTCGGCGAAATGGCCGCCCTGACACCGGACAACCCGCTGCTCACCACCCTGAACGGCCAGAAACAGAACGCGGATCGCGCCACATCCGCTGCCGCTGCGCTCAACAGCGACCGCGCCATCAAGCGCGCCTCCATCTACATTAACTATGCCCGCGAACTGCTGGCGGACATGGCTCAGACCAACAGCCTGTCTCCCGCGCTGGCCAAGAGCTACGCCCAGGAGCTGCACTGGCTGAATGTGTCGATCATCGCCACGGCACACCTGAGCCAGGGCCAGAAAAGCATTGGCCTGCAGGACAAGCCCGCCGCCCTGTCACACCTCAAGCACGCCAAGGCCGTACTGACCCGCGCCATGGTGCCGCAGCAGTTCAAGCAGGAGCGCCTGGCGCAGATCCAGACCCTGCTCGACAGCCTCGAACCCAGGCCCCAGCGCCCGGACGGCACCCTGGCCGACAACCTGGACGCCTACTTCAAGGATAACTAA
- the topA gene encoding type I DNA topoisomerase, translating into MGKSLVIVESPAKAKTINKYLGSQYVVKSSVGHIRDLPTSGTATKSDPKERARQAALTRKMSPEDKAVYKERKSREQLIGRMGVDPDNGWAAHYEILPGKEKVVEELKRLAENADEIYLATDLDREGEAIAWHLREAIGGDDSRYRRVVFNEITKKAIKSAFEQPSELDLARVNAQQARRFLDRVVGYMLSPLLWEKVARGLSAGRVQSVATRLVVEREREIRAFVPEEYWELHADTRTSDKAAVRLQVTRYKDQAFRPVSQAQTSASVKLLEGATYEVVKREDKPTTTKPGAPYITSTLQQAASTRLGFGVKKTMMMAQRLYEAGYITYMRTDSTNLSSDAVAQCREYIGDAFGSKYLPDAPVVYSSKEGAQEAHEAIRPSDVSIEATALTNMERDAERLYDLIRRQFLACQMRPAEYLSTRVQVSAGDFELRTRGRILKFDGFTRVLPAKGKNDEDVILPDLKAGQTLALELLDPKQHFTKPAPRYTEASLVKELEKRGIGRPSTYAAIISTIQDRGYVEVQNRRFYAQKMGDIVTERLTENFTDLMDFSFTARMEEALDDVASGDKNWKQVLDGFYAGFVQKLAESRSEEGGMRPNTPTETDIPCPVCGRVMMIRTASTGVFLGCSGYALPPKERCKETINLVSGDEVISEDADDEAESRLLRKKHRCVKCSAAMDSYLIDQSRKLHVCGNNPDCDGFEVEHGSYRIKGYEGPTIECDKCSAQMELKTGRFGKYFGCSNSECKNTRKLLKSGEAAPPKMDPVPMPELQCEKVDDTYILRDGASGLFLAASQFPKNRETRPPKIRELLPHKDEIDPKYTFLFDAPVADGDGNPTLVRFSRKTKEQYVMTEVEGKATGWRAYFDGGRWVVEEKAKKSK; encoded by the coding sequence ATGGGAAAGTCTCTCGTTATCGTCGAGTCTCCGGCTAAGGCCAAGACGATAAACAAATACCTCGGCAGCCAGTATGTCGTTAAGTCGAGCGTAGGCCATATTCGCGATCTTCCGACCAGCGGAACCGCAACCAAAAGTGATCCCAAGGAGCGTGCGCGCCAGGCGGCGCTCACACGCAAGATGTCGCCCGAGGACAAGGCGGTCTACAAGGAGCGCAAGTCCAGGGAACAGCTCATCGGCCGCATGGGCGTTGATCCAGATAACGGCTGGGCGGCGCACTACGAAATTCTGCCGGGCAAGGAAAAGGTCGTTGAAGAACTGAAACGTCTGGCCGAAAACGCCGACGAAATCTATCTCGCGACCGACTTGGACCGCGAAGGGGAGGCGATCGCCTGGCATTTGCGCGAGGCTATCGGCGGGGATGACTCCCGTTACCGTCGGGTGGTTTTTAACGAAATCACCAAGAAGGCCATTAAATCGGCGTTTGAACAGCCCTCCGAGCTTGACCTGGCGCGGGTCAATGCTCAGCAGGCGCGACGCTTTCTCGATCGTGTCGTGGGTTACATGCTGTCGCCGCTGCTGTGGGAAAAGGTTGCCCGTGGCCTGTCCGCAGGGCGGGTGCAGTCGGTTGCGACCCGGCTTGTCGTCGAGCGCGAGCGCGAGATCCGTGCCTTTGTGCCGGAAGAATACTGGGAGCTGCACGCCGATACCCGCACCAGCGACAAGGCGGCTGTGCGCCTCCAGGTGACCCGTTACAAGGACCAGGCGTTCAGGCCGGTGTCGCAAGCGCAAACCAGTGCGTCGGTAAAACTGCTGGAAGGCGCGACCTACGAGGTCGTCAAGCGGGAAGACAAGCCGACCACGACCAAGCCGGGTGCGCCTTATATCACCTCCACGCTGCAGCAGGCGGCCAGCACCCGCCTGGGCTTTGGCGTCAAGAAAACCATGATGATGGCTCAGCGGCTGTATGAGGCCGGTTACATCACCTATATGCGTACCGACTCCACCAACCTGAGCAGCGATGCGGTGGCGCAGTGCCGCGAATACATCGGCGATGCCTTCGGCAGCAAGTACCTGCCCGATGCGCCGGTGGTGTACAGCAGCAAGGAAGGCGCGCAGGAAGCCCATGAGGCCATCCGGCCGTCCGATGTGAGCATCGAGGCAACGGCGCTGACCAACATGGAACGAGACGCCGAGCGTCTGTACGACCTTATTCGGCGCCAGTTCCTGGCGTGCCAGATGAGGCCCGCGGAGTACCTGAGTACCCGGGTGCAGGTGAGCGCCGGGGATTTCGAACTGCGTACGCGCGGCCGCATTCTGAAATTTGACGGCTTCACCCGGGTGTTGCCGGCCAAGGGCAAGAATGACGAAGACGTGATTCTGCCGGATCTGAAGGCCGGCCAGACCCTGGCACTGGAGCTGCTCGATCCCAAGCAGCACTTTACCAAGCCTGCACCACGCTATACCGAAGCCAGCCTGGTCAAAGAGCTGGAAAAGCGGGGCATTGGCCGTCCTTCGACCTATGCGGCGATCATTTCCACGATTCAGGATCGCGGTTATGTTGAAGTGCAGAATCGACGCTTTTATGCCCAGAAAATGGGCGATATTGTTACCGAGCGCCTGACGGAAAACTTTACCGATCTGATGGACTTCAGTTTTACCGCGCGCATGGAAGAAGCGCTGGATGATGTCGCCAGTGGCGACAAGAACTGGAAACAGGTGCTTGACGGTTTCTACGCCGGCTTCGTGCAGAAGCTGGCGGAGTCGCGCAGCGAAGAGGGCGGCATGCGCCCCAACACGCCGACGGAAACCGATATCCCCTGTCCGGTCTGTGGCCGGGTCATGATGATCCGCACCGCCAGTACCGGCGTGTTCCTGGGCTGCTCCGGCTACGCATTGCCGCCCAAGGAGCGCTGCAAGGAGACCATCAACCTGGTGTCCGGTGACGAGGTGATCAGCGAGGATGCGGATGACGAGGCTGAATCACGCCTGCTGCGCAAGAAGCACCGTTGCGTCAAATGCAGCGCGGCGATGGATTCCTACCTGATCGACCAGTCGCGCAAGCTGCACGTTTGTGGCAACAACCCGGATTGTGATGGCTTTGAAGTCGAGCATGGCAGCTACCGGATCAAGGGCTACGAAGGGCCCACCATCGAGTGTGACAAGTGCAGCGCCCAGATGGAGCTGAAAACCGGTCGCTTCGGCAAGTATTTCGGTTGCTCAAACAGCGAATGCAAGAATACCCGCAAGCTGCTGAAAAGCGGCGAAGCTGCACCGCCGAAAATGGACCCGGTGCCGATGCCCGAACTGCAGTGCGAAAAAGTGGACGACACCTACATTCTGCGTGACGGTGCCAGCGGGCTCTTCCTGGCCGCGAGTCAGTTTCCGAAGAACCGGGAAACGCGGCCGCCCAAAATCAGGGAGCTGTTGCCGCACAAGGATGAGATCGATCCCAAGTACACTTTTCTGTTTGATGCCCCGGTGGCGGATGGGGATGGCAACCCGACCCTGGTGCGCTTCAGTCGCAAGACCAAGGAGCAGTACGTGATGACTGAAGTCGAAGGCAAGGCCACCGGCTGGCGCGCCTACTTTGACGGTGGTCGCTGGGTGGTGGAAGAAAAGGCCAAGAAATCCAAGTAG
- the sixA gene encoding phosphohistidine phosphatase SixA — protein sequence MKLFIMRHGEAGWDAPSDAQRSLTPAGTAAVKTMLAVHKDQLEGVTAIVSSPYLRARQTAALAASMLQVPTLEANSGFVPESAVVEALAQLEQLPWQGLLLVAHQPLLGNLVSTLVSGDARYAEPMDPGSLAVLELDWPAAGMAKLINKFNV from the coding sequence ATGAAACTCTTTATCATGCGTCACGGCGAGGCGGGCTGGGATGCACCAAGCGATGCGCAGCGCAGCCTGACGCCGGCCGGTACGGCGGCAGTGAAAACGATGCTGGCGGTGCACAAGGATCAGCTCGAGGGTGTCACGGCCATCGTATCAAGCCCGTACCTGCGGGCGCGGCAAACCGCGGCCCTTGCCGCCAGCATGTTGCAGGTGCCGACCCTGGAGGCCAATAGCGGTTTTGTCCCCGAATCAGCGGTGGTCGAGGCGTTGGCGCAGCTTGAGCAGCTGCCGTGGCAGGGTCTGCTGCTGGTGGCGCATCAGCCGTTGCTGGGAAACCTGGTGTCGACCCTGGTGTCAGGTGATGCCCGTTACGCCGAGCCCATGGATCCCGGCTCGCTCGCGGTGCTCGAGCTCGACTGGCCCGCCGCAGGAATGGCAAAGCTGATCAACAAGTTTAACGTCTGA
- a CDS encoding NAD(P)H-dependent glycerol-3-phosphate dehydrogenase: MRVTVLGGGSFGTVLANIMAEKGIQVRLWMRDAQQVENVRQNRENSKYLPGYALAASLEAHASLATALEGAELVFVAIPSGGFRAVVQEASAYMQPGQMVVSTTKGIEAETFSLMSEILGDELPDARIGVLSGPNLAKEVAAQQLTATVIASENEELRERVQKTLHTAYFRVYASTDMYGVELGGALKNIYAIAAGMSNALGMGENTRSMLMTRSLAEMSRFAVSMGANPLTFLGLAGVGDLIVTCMSPLSRNYRVGFALGEGKSLEQAVEALGEVAEGVNTLHRVKDKADQLGIYMPLVAGLYEVVFNHAPAAAVAKMLMLNEQSSDVEFVLPRG, from the coding sequence ATGCGAGTTACCGTGTTGGGCGGCGGCAGCTTTGGTACTGTGCTGGCCAACATCATGGCAGAGAAGGGCATTCAGGTCCGACTCTGGATGCGCGATGCGCAGCAGGTCGAGAACGTCCGTCAAAATCGCGAGAACAGCAAGTATTTGCCGGGCTATGCGCTGGCCGCGTCGCTGGAGGCGCACGCCAGCCTGGCGACGGCGCTGGAGGGGGCCGAACTGGTCTTTGTGGCCATTCCCAGTGGCGGCTTTCGTGCCGTGGTACAGGAGGCCAGCGCTTACATGCAGCCCGGGCAAATGGTCGTCAGTACCACCAAGGGTATCGAGGCAGAGACCTTCAGCCTGATGAGCGAGATCCTCGGTGACGAGCTGCCGGATGCCCGTATCGGGGTCTTGAGCGGCCCCAATCTGGCCAAGGAAGTGGCGGCGCAGCAGCTGACCGCCACGGTGATTGCCAGCGAGAATGAAGAGTTGCGCGAGCGCGTGCAGAAAACACTGCACACGGCCTATTTCCGCGTCTATGCCAGTACTGACATGTACGGTGTCGAGCTTGGTGGCGCGCTGAAAAATATCTATGCCATCGCCGCGGGCATGAGCAATGCGCTGGGCATGGGGGAAAACACCCGCAGCATGCTGATGACCCGCAGCCTGGCCGAAATGAGCCGCTTTGCCGTCAGCATGGGAGCCAATCCGCTGACCTTCCTTGGCCTTGCCGGGGTCGGTGACCTGATCGTCACCTGCATGTCACCGCTGTCACGCAACTACCGTGTCGGGTTCGCGCTCGGCGAAGGCAAGAGCCTGGAACAGGCGGTTGAGGCACTGGGGGAAGTTGCGGAGGGAGTGAACACGCTGCATCGCGTCAAGGACAAGGCGGACCAGCTGGGTATCTATATGCCCCTGGTGGCGGGCCTCTACGAGGTGGTGTTCAATCACGCACCGGCGGCTGCCGTGGCGAAAATGCTGATGCTGAACGAGCAGAGCAGCGATGTCGAGTTCGTGTTGCCACGCGGCTAA